One region of Aestuariirhabdus haliotis genomic DNA includes:
- a CDS encoding transglycosylase SLT domain-containing protein has translation MRRAASVAILLAGLVCSLSGFANIPQATLNYDQERVLYEQTLHALSKGKIGTYKRLRKQLTHYPLYPYLVHRDLMRRLYTLPNKDIADFISQYPDLPVTKRLQQAWLKKLGQKSHWRAFEDHYDPAITNDTLRCYLHRAQLARSDYQSAWSGAKTLWLSGKSRPDACDPLFKAWHSSGELSADLVWQRMGLAYEKRNGTLGKYLIRFLPEDQKALGQLYRSVYRRPEQLANTLRFSPSGSRFTDIIYIGLHRLAYKDPAQALDLWVQYQAQRPFAPDRESTINDRISLYMLKQFDNQALPWIEQVTHQGENIKLIEWRIRLALREQDWASVLKWIDQLPESKRSNLRWKYWSVRAREALEPVPAPDYYTRQYRELANDRSFYGFVSASHIGSEYKITHHSARLSPPELDAVSALPAIQRAHEFYQLNDLTSARREWHYLSSRLSTSELIAAARIAHKWKWFNQAIRSAISAQQWDDMELRFPLAYKEKILKQSQHQNINSSWVFAVARQESAFMHDARSSAGALGVLQLMPSTARQVARRGKLSYRGKRDLLNPATNIKLGSRYLAQLLKQFNGNRVLATAAYNAGPHRVRQWLKNGSEIPFDIWIETIPFEETRQYVQNVLSFSVIYDDKLGNPTQLLSMDEVNHGYGSRQGLN, from the coding sequence ATGCGCCGCGCCGCCTCTGTTGCCATCCTGTTGGCTGGTTTAGTTTGCAGCCTGTCTGGTTTTGCCAATATTCCGCAAGCAACCCTGAACTACGATCAAGAGAGAGTGCTGTACGAACAGACCCTGCATGCTCTTTCAAAGGGAAAAATAGGCACCTACAAGCGTTTACGTAAACAACTGACACACTACCCGCTCTATCCCTACCTTGTGCATCGTGACCTGATGCGGCGCCTTTACACACTACCCAACAAGGATATCGCAGACTTTATCAGTCAATACCCGGACCTACCGGTGACCAAACGTTTGCAGCAGGCCTGGCTGAAAAAACTGGGGCAGAAAAGCCACTGGAGGGCCTTTGAAGACCATTATGACCCGGCCATAACCAATGACACGCTCCGGTGTTACCTGCATCGAGCACAACTGGCACGATCTGATTACCAATCGGCCTGGTCTGGGGCCAAGACGCTTTGGCTAAGCGGAAAGTCACGTCCCGATGCCTGCGACCCGCTGTTTAAGGCTTGGCACAGCAGTGGTGAACTCAGCGCCGATCTGGTTTGGCAGAGAATGGGTCTGGCCTACGAAAAACGAAATGGCACCCTTGGTAAATACCTGATTCGTTTTCTGCCCGAAGATCAAAAGGCACTAGGGCAGCTGTATCGAAGTGTGTACCGCCGTCCCGAGCAATTAGCCAACACGCTCCGTTTCTCCCCATCTGGCTCCCGTTTCACCGATATCATCTATATCGGATTGCATCGATTAGCCTACAAAGATCCGGCACAGGCACTCGATCTGTGGGTTCAATACCAGGCCCAGCGCCCCTTCGCTCCGGATAGAGAGAGCACCATTAACGATCGCATCTCTTTATATATGCTCAAACAGTTTGATAATCAGGCACTGCCCTGGATCGAGCAGGTTACCCATCAAGGAGAAAACATAAAGCTTATTGAGTGGAGAATACGCCTGGCATTGCGGGAGCAAGACTGGGCATCTGTGCTCAAGTGGATCGACCAATTACCCGAAAGCAAGCGATCGAATCTACGCTGGAAATACTGGTCTGTCCGCGCACGGGAAGCCCTGGAACCCGTACCGGCGCCAGATTACTACACTCGCCAATACCGTGAACTAGCCAATGATCGAAGCTTTTACGGCTTTGTCTCGGCCTCCCACATTGGCAGCGAATATAAGATCACCCATCATTCCGCCCGACTCTCCCCACCAGAACTGGACGCAGTTTCGGCTTTGCCTGCTATTCAGCGAGCCCACGAATTTTATCAACTTAACGACCTGACCTCAGCACGTCGAGAATGGCATTACCTGTCCTCCCGTTTATCGACCTCGGAGCTTATTGCGGCCGCTCGCATTGCCCATAAGTGGAAATGGTTCAATCAAGCTATCAGAAGCGCCATAAGTGCCCAGCAGTGGGACGATATGGAGCTGCGATTCCCGCTCGCGTACAAAGAAAAGATCTTGAAACAGAGCCAACACCAGAACATAAATAGCAGCTGGGTGTTTGCGGTTGCCCGGCAGGAAAGTGCTTTTATGCACGACGCCCGTTCCAGTGCCGGTGCTCTCGGAGTTTTGCAGCTAATGCCCAGCACAGCGCGACAAGTCGCTCGCCGAGGGAAACTCAGTTACCGCGGCAAACGCGATTTGCTCAACCCTGCCACTAACATAAAACTGGGTAGCCGTTATCTGGCTCAACTTTTAAAACAGTTTAACGGTAATCGCGTTCTCGCTACCGCCGCTTACAACGCAGGCCCTCACAGGGTTCGGCAATGGCTCAAGAATGGCTCTGAGATCCCCTTTGACATCTGGATTGAGACCATTCCTTTTGAAGAAACTCGCCAGTATGTTCAAAATGTTCTGAGTTTTAGTGTTATCTATGACGATAAGTTGGGTAACCCCACCCAACTGCTATCGATGGATGAGGTCAATCATGGCTACGGCTCAAGACAAGGCCTGAACTGA
- a CDS encoding MOSC domain-containing protein — MEITEINLYPLKSARGLSPSRWDLDQFGLVDDRRWMVVNCEGQFITGRRHPLLTTIDVALTEQGIELQRVGMPSLEVKLPDAGAKLLEVVVWGDQVQAQDAGDEAAAWLESVLENPCRLVYMPAGTRRQVDTEYAQPGVVTSFADGFPLLLIGQASLDDLNARLDKPVPMRRFRPNLVVSTKTAFEEDQWQEIRVGDLSFSVVKSCSRCILTTVDPQTGIKGKEPLQTLSTYRRQKGGVMFGQNLVHKETGTLTVGDEVTVVS, encoded by the coding sequence ATGGAAATTACGGAGATCAATCTTTACCCGCTCAAATCAGCACGCGGGCTGAGTCCTTCGCGGTGGGATCTGGATCAATTTGGCCTTGTGGATGACCGGCGCTGGATGGTAGTTAATTGCGAAGGTCAATTTATAACCGGACGGCGGCATCCTTTATTGACCACCATAGATGTAGCTCTTACAGAGCAGGGAATAGAGCTGCAACGCGTAGGCATGCCATCTTTGGAGGTTAAATTGCCCGATGCAGGCGCGAAACTACTGGAAGTGGTTGTTTGGGGGGACCAGGTCCAGGCGCAAGATGCTGGTGATGAAGCAGCAGCGTGGTTGGAATCGGTCTTGGAAAATCCATGCAGGCTGGTTTATATGCCCGCTGGGACACGTCGTCAGGTTGATACAGAATATGCGCAGCCGGGTGTTGTGACCTCGTTTGCGGATGGCTTCCCCCTGTTGCTTATCGGCCAGGCTTCCCTTGATGATCTCAACGCAAGATTGGATAAGCCGGTTCCTATGAGGCGCTTTCGTCCAAACCTTGTCGTATCGACGAAAACAGCCTTTGAGGAAGATCAATGGCAGGAGATTCGGGTTGGTGATCTGAGCTTTTCTGTTGTTAAGTCTTGCAGTCGTTGCATCCTGACCACGGTGGATCCTCAAACAGGCATCAAGGGCAAAGAACCTCTACAAACCCTGAGTACTTATCGGCGCCAAAAAGGGGGGGTTATGTTCGGACAAAACCTGGTTCATAAGGAGACGGGGACGTTGACAGTCGGTGATGAGGTCACCGTGGTCAGCTGA